The DNA window TTTGTCTGACACAGAGTGTTGCTGCAAGAACCATTCTTTGCATTTGAACAACGTCAAAGTTTCCATTCGTCTTTGGATCCAGCAAAGCTTTTAGATTCCCACTCTCTAATAACGGTGTTGCCTGCATTAGGTTATTCATCAATTTTGTTAGGTCATCCATTGAAACAGTGGTTTTGGGGAACTAAGAAGCAAGAACATCACTAAGATCAGCAACCAGTGAAGAGAGAGTGGGAAAACTCTTACCCACTTAATCAGGCTCTCCTGTCCTTTCAGATCTTTGGAAATGATTGGTTTCTTTCCTGTTAACAATTCAAGGAGAACTATGCCAAAGGAGTACACATCAATTTTGTCACTGACCCTCCCATTCATGAAATATTCAGGAGCTATATAACCAAAAGTTCCAACAACATCACTATGTATTGCATATGCTGAATCAGCAGGTCCCCATATGGCAAGCCCAAAATCAGATAACTGCATAGATAGAATTAGAACAGCATCAAGATTACGGTGCTTGGAATAAATTTTGCCTTGAAAAGTTGTTTTGATGTGCAACAATTTGTTTGCAATAGTACCTGTGGCTGAAAATCTTTTGATAGGAGAATGTTCGAAGATTTAACATCTCTGTGAATAACAGGCCGAGAGCATTCGTTGTGAAGATGATTTAGAGCCTCGGCAATCGCAATAGCCACTTTGAACCTCACTTTCCATGGCAATACAGACTTCCTTCTCTTACCTGCATCACCATTGACACTCGAATAACTACACTTATTCCTGCATCATGTCTAAAGAAGCAACCTAGATGCTCAAAGATACTTGCCTTGTAGTCTCTCATCTAAGCTCCCCTGGGATAAGAAATCATAGACCAGAATTAAATGGTTATCCTCGACGCATATGCCAATTAGAGGTGTAATGTGCTTATGCTTTAACGAAGACATGATATCTATTTCCAAGGAGAAGTCACTCCATGCTTCCTTGTACTGTTTTAGAATCTTCACTGCCACTTGCTTACCTCCAGGGAGATATCCTTTATATACGTTGCTACACCCTCCCTCTCCGACGAAGTTCTCTGTTgtagaaaacaaattcatatcAACAAAACAATTTGTCAAATAAATGAATCTACAACTCCTTGCCTTATCTAGTTGTGCTATTAGAAAAGAGAATTGAACCTGAGGAGAATTGACGAGTTGCTCTCTTCAGCTCCTCATAACCAAACTGTTTGCAGCCAGACGTGCACACTTTAAAGAAACAGTCCATCTTCTTTGGCAGCTTCATTGGCGCTGCTAAGCAAGCCCCCATATTCTTATCCTTGTAACCACGCATCTTGTTTTCAACATAGCTCTCTACTTCTTtggaaacaaaatcaatttgaaatttcGTAGTTGCTTCTTCAGATCGATCGGTTAGACTCGAAACCCATTGAACCACTGAAAATTTTTCAGCCTGAGATTCTTGAAAAGATTCTAAAGATGCAGAAGTTTTTACACGGAGAAGAGGCCAGCCAGGCCCTGATCGTGTGGAGTTTTTGGTAAGTACATAATCTGGATGTGAAGAAACTTCCGGCTTAAAGCCAAATCTCGCATCTTCTCCATTGCTGCTGCCATCTCTTGACCGATTTTCAGAGGTATGAAACAATTGGATAACAGTCCCTTCAATCTTGCATTCCTTGACAATAGAATAATCTGTTTTGAGATTAGAAGGAATCTTCATTTCATTTGAATTCCTTTCGACCAGTGACATATTCCCTACTTCCGAATTTCTCAACGTGTCCAGAGCTGAACGATTGGTTCTTGGAAGAAGAGGCCAACCAAGCTCTGACTCAGGCAGCGCTCTTCTGATTACAGAAATTGATCTAAAAGTAACTTTTGCCTTGTAACCATTGCTGTCTTTCAAGTAAGCACTGTCATCTCTTGATACCTCTTCAATTCTTCGAAATGTGCAAGATGTGATTTCATTAACATCAGGCACCCTTTCTTCTCTTAAACCGGCATGGTTTGTATCAAGACAAGGCTTAGGATTTAACTTGAAACCTGCAAAATATGATCGAAATCAGAGTCTCTTTTTTTACAACTTCTACTAAAAATTTTCCAGAATTAAATGTGATGAATTAATCAAACCTCCCATCAGTTTAATTAAATCCCCTTTGAGCATTATTTTCGCCTCTTGAGCAGCCCAGACAACGATAGTTGCAGGCAAGTGATTGGCAAAAAACTTATCCCATGAACGCCTGTTCCTGAAAgatatttaaatacaaaatcagAAAGAAACTCAAGAACTCAACCACTTTCTTTTGTAGAATTTCCATCTCAACTCACCCGGGAGAGTTTCCTGGGTTTAGTTCCACTGACAGAGCTGCACAACGCTTTACCGCTTTCTTCAAAACCTTCTGGATAGAGCATGAACTTGAAACAGGACTAACCCTTTTCACCAATCCCTTATAGCATCGTGAACAGTCTTTTGTGCCTAAGCTGTCTTGAAAATCATTATCTTGAGAAGAATACACGAGTAGCGAAGAAGAAAATCAGGAACAGTTCAAAGAGTTAAACCAGTTAGTATTCAAGATTGAAAAAACACATAGACTTTGCTTGTAATTAATACCTGAACTGGTGAGCACCTGATGCACAAATTTGGCACCTTCAGAGAGATCACAGTTGAGACACTCTGCACAAGAATTGCCTATCAGGTTTCCATAAAAAACCTGTTCCATTTTCTTCAAATCTTCTGCTAAAATTCCCTCAAGAACGCTTAATTCTCCTTTCATTGCGTTCAAGCCTCTCTGGTCCAACCTTAATCTCCAACCTCCGCTAGCATTCATTTTAAGCATGTTTCACATTTCTGCCATTTATGACCATCAGCAATAACACTAGTCCCATATACAGCCCGCCATTACTATTCGCCCCATAGATAGAATattacattctttttttatgaattcaaaCAACAACCAACAGAAAGATAACAATAAGGAAACAACAAGGTAAAAACCACAAACAATTCTAAAGAAACATCTTAGTCATTGATTATATGATTACGAACGCTAAAAAGTGTGACCATAAAGGTAGAGAAGCCCATATGATAAAATGGTTGAATCTTTAAAAACATGGACAAGTAGACACGGGACCTTTGCTTGATGTCGAAAATTTGActatgttctttgtttttatcaaagCTTACCAAACATTCTTAAATTATATGGACATCAAGACAAAAGATTGCCCGTCACTAGAAGAAAGTTTAGCTTAGCTTCAccgaaattaaaagagaaataaaaggtAAAGTCTGCACGtctcattcattttttaatacaagTCCAACAATCTTCAGTTTTTGACCAAAGTCTACCAAACAAGCAAACCAAAGTCTTTGTGTGTTTTGTCTATGAATATCCTCCTTTGACCTGGTCCCAGTTtggataattttcttttctttctttttttggttttttttttgggataatCTTATGATTGCATTTTATTTGTCAAAGGTTAAGAAGGTTAAGGATTAATTCCTtagcttttaatttcttttcagtaaacttgttttttaaagtgtttttgaaatatttttttacttaaaaaatattaaattaatattttaggtgttttttatataattttaatgtgttaatataaaaaatataaatataaaaaatattatttctagaattttcaattaaaaaataatttataaaaacacacATTAACAACACACAAGTTAGAAAAACTTTAGAGATataggtaatttttttaaagggtgGGGGGTTTCTTGTACCTTGAGCCTTTTACTGTTTTATTCACATCATCATTcttctgtgatttttttataaaaaaataatgcttgCACTGATCATTGAGCCACACtaatattcattatttattttttaaaattatatttattttaaattttaaaaaatctattgaaaTTGCCATTATACCTAATTTATTATATACAAATCAAACGTCATTAACATTTCACTCTTCAAGTAGTTTCTTACAGCTTTAACATTTAAACCTCGaatacttaatttaatttaactctaacaagaaaaaaaatctaaattgaacACGTGAATAAAACAAGCGACGCGTCGCTATATCTTAGATATCAACCATGACACGTCGTTTATTTAggtaaaactcaattttgtagATCACATGTTCCCCAGTATCAAACGACAGGGTCGTTATCCGAGGTCCTAAAGCAGAGCGACATGTCACCCGTTAGCCTTAGATGGGTTGTTTGATTTAATGAGAAAAATCTCACATTTTCCcttctcaatttaatttgtagGAATTGTTTAATAACTTCAATGTACTTTTTTGTTTCTGCTAAGAATAGATGCGTTCGAAGATAATCATACCAACTTCTAAGTTTTCTCTAACTTTACATTCAGAGATAAACAACGAAGAAAACAATcaatatacaaattaattagttaatcatcatttaaaattacatttaaacatttaccgaattttaataataaaattaaactatcatTATggagttttttagaaaaatatttttatttatttattataatgtttattagttttttttctatttaaaatgaatatttctcctagtttattttttctactcaatattattaatatttttctagttttcattttattttatatagatggTTATAATAGTTTCTTGGCAAGTGAAGATATGAATAAAAGTGAAGAcatgaatcaataaaaattaaatatttttgttgtctttctatatttatgtttttcttagaGTTTTGACATGTAACccactcatttattttttactcttgTCTACGTTAATTGATATCAGAGCTCACGATctttaatagttattttattttattatgtgctGCAGAACAACCATAACTAGAAAAGATTGTAGAATAAGATGTGCATGTATAAGATGTGCATGTATAGGAGATGATGAAGATATTTCCCTTTTAAAAAGATCATTAAAGATCTAATGTGTTGTTTATGTTTGTGTCAGTTGTTATCACTCAAAATATTAGTGGTGAGACCCATAATAAAACACCTGGACAAGAATGTTGTTTTAGGGGGTCAATGATGGGTTAACTTGCGAAAACAATGTTAAGGAATCATAACCAAATGATCCAAGtggagaatattttttaattacatactAAATTTAATGAGTTCCTTCTAACTTGAGACACTGATGTAGgtactttttaagaaaaaatatattttcctattcttctattttttattttttattctttattatgacattttttctattttaatataatatttctcctagtttattttttattcaatattattagagttttttagtttttttttatataaaaaattgtaataactTTTGGGCaagtgaaaatataaataaataaaaattaaatattttaattgtctttctatacttataatattttttatttttaaaaattttaattagtaaCAAATCTCTTTATTGTTCACTCTCATTTACATTAATATTCTATACATCATATATATGCTTAaagtatattgatttttttagccaTGTCACAATATGTGGGCGCCCGCCTTATGCCAATTACCAAGTGAAGTGAATTATTTCTCTTAggtcatgtttgttttccggaaaatAGTTTTCGGgaaatcattttccaaactttcctgtgtttgtttgccattagaaaaagtgatcaacggaaaacactttccggtcaaagaaaaatttgacttggtttccaggaaagcatagttattaaacccggtttgGAAATTAACCCGGTCAaagggccgggtcccgggttttatgggtcaacccgggtcaacccataaaACCCAGGTTATTTTGTGGAACCCGATGTTAATCTACCCTATTGTTTTATGCAGAGAGAGAAATGACTTCTAATCTCATCACCATCACCTCACAAACACAAAGTTCATCTACCCTCTCTGTTCCTTCACTTTCCCATgctttaaaacttaaaaacatcACACAAATCCTCTCTTCCCCTGTAAATTCCCGTGGTTCATCTATCCTCTCTCTTTTACATCTTTCCCCTCACAAAGTTAAAGACTTGTTGACAGTAATAAAGCCTGTGGTGCTGGTACTGCTACAGTGCTACATGTTGCCTCTTTCTCTCAGTGTTAATAAAGCCTACTAGATGCTAAACATGGATTCCAGAAAGTGGAGCCGACTTAGGATCCAAATACGTTCAAATCAAGTTCCAATCtggataaaagaaagaagaggatgaGAATCACGGCGGAGAGCTACTACCACTGGGAAGAAAAAAGCTTTTAGTACATGATTCCCCGCTCTTAGTCATCGCTCTGTGAAGGAGTGGGTGAATAAACATCCGGCAAAGGCTCGTCGGTTTTGTTTTGGAAGACAATAATGCTTGTCTTtaaacagacaaaaaaaaagaggtcgaTCCACCACAAAGGGACGTATTCGACCCTGTTTTGAAGCAAAGCAAGGAAAGGTCTCAAGATCTCCAAACCCAGATCAACTTGCAAATTGCAATCATCTTAAGCAGATCCAACTTCAAAACGCCGGGTCTCGcccgggttcgcccgggtcatgggtcgacccgccgggttgaccgggttttgccgggttgttGCACTGGccggtcttttaacaaacccgaaccggtccagccaccgggttgaccgggtcccgggtcaacccgccgggccggtccgggtttaataactgtgcaggaaagtgtttttccttttgactgtgtttgttttctggaaagtggtttccgggaaatcactttccaaactttcatgtatttgtttgccattagaaaagttgattaacggaaaacactttccagtcaaagaaaaatttggcttggtttccaggaaagtgtttttccttttggctgtgtttgttttctggaaagtggtttccggaaaatcactttccaaactttcatgtatttgtttgccattagaaaagttggtcaacgaaaaacactttccagtcaaagaaaaatttggcttggttttcaggaaagtgttatcctgaaaatttgggcggaaaacactttccggaagttgtgaaaaatttagaaatgtcattatttgctgattatattaaatttgatcctcaaacttttgattgctgtatatattttgttttgaatatttattttttaatttcatctcttaaaatttattttttatattaactttgatccttatttttataattgctatttgctttttccttattattttttattgaaatattttatctatcaaatttggtcctcattcttttgattgttacttattttatttgaaataatttatgaaatgttaattattattattttaatttcttcatcttttaaattttttattttttatttaatctctattattttgattattatttattttatctgagataattcatgaaattatattttttttcaatttcattcccattcaactttttaatttgtaagatttgttcctcattattttaataaacttgaaaaaaataaaatattaataagttattttccagctcattttccataacataaccaaacactggaaagtgttttccaacttatttttcattacactaccaaatatcggaaaatactttcccgaaattcactttcccaaaattcactttccccggaattcattttccaaaaaaaaactaattttcagtAAACAAACAAGGCCTTAATACCGTATGTGATTCTGAAAGAATATTACAGGCCAAACCCACATTTGTTTAAAGAGAAAAGTAGGCCTAAGCAATGAGGCTCATCCATAACCTAACCCATTATCCCCCAGCATCTTTTCCTTAAAATTACGCTCGCAGCCCTCCGagctctataaaaaaaaaaacacattattattattaacattaattcAACATATACAAAAAAGCCTTCACATTTTACTATAAGCAATGAacatttcattttaatcctctaattttttaaatatatatattttttaattttaaacttagtttttttttaaaaaattatccctcaatattaaatttattagatatTGGACTTTATAATctatttcaatttactttcaatGAAGTTATCTCGGTTTCATAACCTGGATTACAAGTTTTGTATGTTAGCTATGTTAACTCgggtattttttgttattttttaaattaaatatttttctaaacttcatctttcaacattgaattgattgagaattatgtttattaaaagaTCTTGGCATTTCACTATAGAAATGAATAATGAAATGTCAAGatcttttttcagtttggtgttcaattattttatttttttaaaaaaaattatcctttaatattatatttattaggtgttggacatcataatttattttaatttgacttctataaagttatctttatctcatgacctgagtcacgAGTTTTGCGAATTAGCCGTGttgacttgatattttttaattaatttttttctcaacttcatcattcaatattgagtttgttgggaattgaacttcatgattgttttatgatttgctttatatgagatCATCATGATCCGGAGTGCGAGTTTTATGGGTTAGCCAAGttgggttagttttttttttaagaaaaaaattaaatatttttattcaattttattattcaacattgggttgattcgaaactagactttataatttttttttctatggaatTATCCATGATTCTTGATTCAAGTTTGATAGGTTAGCCCGAGTGaactcaaatcattttttttaatctttttattttcaaattgatccctcgatattaggtttaattgagaattgaacttcataatttttgtgtatgatttttatggggttattatGATCTTATGACTTGGATCACGAGTTAGGTTGGTTAACTcgagtaattatttttgtttgtttttttagataaatttttttaattttatcatttaatattatatttattgagaattaaacttcataatttattttaatttgtgttcCATGGAGTTATCTTGAACTCATAACTTATGTTATGAGTTTGATCAGTTGacttatatgttttttgttttaatttcattactcAATACTGAGTTGATTGAGagttaaactttataatttattttgatttgctttatattagGTCATTTTAACCCCATGATCTGGGTTTGATATATTAACCCAGATTGACTCAggttattttattagtttaattttgtttttaatttcatcattcattatgaattaaattttataattttatttatttattttttagaaaattatagagttttataatctaaataacaaatttaataatttaaatttattcatgtTAATCTAATATGCtgttcaatatttataaaaaatagtttaatattttataatcaaactATTATCGGTTGTCCgaaattttttacattatttaatatttttatgctaaaaaacaaaagtgtaatctagttattattttaattacattcaCACCCTACGGCATTTTCTTTCCGTTGGCATTTCTATTTGTGACTTGCCAGCCAGGCATCGTCACTGTATTGATTCCTTCAAACTCCAACTCACTGCAACTTCCTGATCCAAACAAGAACCGAAGAGAGGAAGAAACGGAGAAGACAATGATCTTAGCCGGAATAGAAGACGAAGACAAATGGCTAGCAGAAGGAATTGCCGGCATTCAACACAACGCCTTTTACATGCATCGCGCTCTGGTAATCAATTAAGCTTTGCAATCTCACTTAATTTCCAATCCGAAACCCTAATTCTGCTCTCAATTTCCAAATCTCAGGACTCGAACAATCTCCGAGACGCTCTCAAATGCTCAGCTCTAATGCTATCAGAGCTTCGAACTTCTAAACTCTCTCCTCACAAATACTTCGATCTCTGCACGTTTCTAACCCTAATCTCTGGACTTAATTTCTCTAATTCTTCGAaatgatttgaattaaaaattttatttatttatttattgttagatATGAGAGCGTTTGATGAATTGAGGAAACTAGAGATGTTTTTCAAAGATGAGAGTAGACATGGCGTTTCGATTGTTGATTTATACGAACTTGTGCAACATGCTGGAAATATATTGCCTAGACTGTAAGTTGCATATGTAATTTGTGCTgctgcttttcttttcctttttcctgtTTGGTTGAAGTTGGCATTGTTGAAATTTTTAACAGGTATCTACTGTGTACAGTAGGATCGGTGTATATCAAATCGAAGGAGGCTCCGGCTAAGGATGTGCTCAAGGATCTTGTAGAGATGTGTCGCGGTGTTCAACATCCGATTCGCGGATTGTTTTTGAGGAGTTATCTTGCTCAAGTTAGTAGAGATAAGTTACTGGACCTTGGGTCTAAGTATGAAGGGTAAGAGATGTTAGTTTTAGGAATTTAGTGGTAAAGCTTTGTTAGTTTCTTATTGTCATTGACATTAAAGTATTTGAGGAATGAGTGCATTGATAATTTCACatgatgatatttaatttgctttcaatttgaatttagtgttgtttttctctctccagAGCTGAGGACACAGTAATGGATGCTGTAGAATTTGTGCTGCAAAATTTCACTGAGATGAATAAGCTTTGGGTCCGGATGCAGCATCAGGTTTGATGTATATCTGCTAACACCtgttttcccatttttttgtttttatatttttgaaatgcataGCACCACAGTACTTGCATGCCATACTGGGTAAAATGGATCAtgagagcatgatttttggccATGCAGGTGTTTTGGTGTTTGTGATCATTCATACTCTTTGGTGATCCTGAGTTGAGGCCTTCAATTGGGCTTTCTGGTCTGCAGGGGCCTGTTTGGGTTAAAGAGAAgctggaaaaggaaagaagcgAGCTTCGTGATCTTGTAAGCATTTAGTCTTTATCTGTCACTGAACAAGCACTCTCCTTGAAACGAACTTATAAGCAATACAcgcatctcattttttttcccctcaggTAGGGAAGAACCTCCATGTTCTTAGTCAGATAGAGGGCGTGGATCTTGAGATTTACAGAAACACCGTTCTTCCCAGAGTTTTAGAGCAGGTCTGATCCTGTCAGTTTCCATTTGTTGCTTCTTTTTCCATTAGTTTGAAATCTATAACATCTGTATCtgatgatatgttgatttttCATGTAAATATGCTGTTACAGGTTGTCAACTGTAAAGATGAGCTTGCACAGTATTATTTAATGGACTGCATAATTCAAGTCTTTCCAGATGAGTACCACTTGCAGACCCTTGAGACATTGTTGGGGGCCTGCCCCCAGCTTCAGGTAGATTTTTTTCCAGTTCAAGGACTGTTTTGTTCACATAGATGACTAAACATTTCTGATCTTTGGCTGTGGCCATGGTACTTGTAGTTGCCTCAACTATTATATAAagtacaagcaaaataaattccTTATAATGGACATTTTTAAAGTCTGGATAGCATTAGctttattatttagttattcCCGAATTCAATACACTCCCACCTGAAAACCTCAACCACGGCTGGGGGCCCACATTGGtatctatttatttagttttaaggATTATTAAGTTaataactctatttttttaagaatacagACGTTGTATTTGCCTTCTTGTTCCTCTTTTAGTTAAGACCTACACATTGACATATTTTCTCTGTGCGACATTGTCTGGTTCCAGCCAACAGTTGACGTTAAGACAGTGCTATCACGGTTAATGGAAAGATTATCCAATTATGCTGCTTCAAGTGCGGACGTGAGTTATCTTTATGACTCTGACCCTTGTAAGTCATGCTATTGCATTTTTATTAATGATGCCTTATCTTCCAGGTTTTACCCGAGTTCCTGCAAGTGGAGGCATTTGCTAAATTGAGCAGTGCTATTGGAAAGGTAAATTTCTCCCAAGTAAAAGTAGAAGATCAGTGTTTTGCTGGTGTTTGATACGATGCATGAGAGTGCTTTGAGAAATAGACTCATGGGTTGGTTTTCCCAAAATAGTTGCTATTCTGTCTGCttccatatatttttatctttaagagGTGTTTTGTTTACAGTGGAAGAGCATTCTGTTTCATGCAAGTTGGCTTGTAGGCTAGCCAGAAGGCTTACATCTTATAAAGGTGTTAGACTAAAAACCAACACTAACTTAACATAGTGACAGAAGTGAGTGAATTTCATGACACCCCCTGAAGTTAACTGAAACACTTAAGTCTTTTCATATTTCGCTTTTaattatgtgtttattttttattagtctaTAATCTTAATCCTTCATAAGTTGATCGGCAACCATTCCATGGCAGGTAATTGAAGCACATGTTGACATGCCTATTGTTGGAGCCGTTGCTTTGTATGTCTCTCTCCTCACATTTACACTCCATGTTCATCCTGAACGGCTTGATTATGTGAATCAAGTACTGGTACGCTTTCTTTTAATGAACGTGAATAATACTCTCATCTGAGCATCTAAGTTTTTCCCTGTTCTGCATggtttttaacatgatattgGCTGGTCAAATTGCCATACAACATTCAGGGCACCTTCTTTGGTCTTCTGTATCAATTAGATCACGAAGATGTTATTCCAcagaa is part of the Populus trichocarpa isolate Nisqually-1 chromosome 2, P.trichocarpa_v4.1, whole genome shotgun sequence genome and encodes:
- the LOC7490632 gene encoding protein kinase STUNTED, encoding MLKMNASGGWRLRLDQRGLNAMKGELSVLEGILAEDLKKMEQVFYGNLIGNSCAECLNCDLSEGAKFVHQVLTSSDNDFQDSLGTKDCSRCYKGLVKRVSPVSSSCSIQKVLKKAVKRCAALSVELNPGNSPGNRRSWDKFFANHLPATIVVWAAQEAKIMLKGDLIKLMGGFKLNPKPCLDTNHAGLREERVPDVNEITSCTFRRIEEVSRDDSAYLKDSNGYKAKVTFRSISVIRRALPESELGWPLLPRTNRSALDTLRNSEVGNMSLVERNSNEMKIPSNLKTDYSIVKECKIEGTVIQLFHTSENRSRDGSSNGEDARFGFKPEVSSHPDYVLTKNSTRSGPGWPLLRVKTSASLESFQESQAEKFSVVQWVSSLTDRSEEATTKFQIDFVSKEVESYVENKMRGYKDKNMGACLAAPMKLPKKMDCFFKVCTSGCKQFGYEELKRATRQFSSENFVGEGGCSNVYKGYLPGGKQVAVKILKQYKEAWSDFSLEIDIMSSLKHKHITPLIGICVEDNHLILVYDFLSQGSLDERLQGKRRKSVLPWKVRFKVAIAIAEALNHLHNECSRPVIHRDVKSSNILLSKDFQPQLSDFGLAIWGPADSAYAIHSDVVGTFGYIAPEYFMNGRVSDKIDVYSFGIVLLELLTGKKPIISKDLKGQESLIKWATPLLESGNLKALLDPKTNGNFDVVQMQRMVLAATLCVRQTARLRPKISQILELLRGEKDEGEWVNSYANDLKKSSDEELDDLFLDFGCKPGLETSFLQLNDDDASHSSVDTASLSRVDVTTPSRAGRKSRSMLRDYLKESQG